The Osmia bicornis bicornis chromosome 16, iOsmBic2.1, whole genome shotgun sequence genome includes the window TTCCAAGcatatgtataaattaatttgttttaatacatttttatcttGTAACtataaatgcaaaaatatGTAACTACGTACTAAACAgaaattaatgttaaattttaCCAATGATGACTTTAATgacgaaatattaaaatacttgAGGAAAGAGATTACGAGATCTATTTCATCGTATATTACAATATggaaaagaaatatgaaaaaattgtCACGTAATACAATAGCTCGTAATAGTATAAACTTCGGTGCATGTGTTATTAGTGTTTAATTTATAGGGTTCTTTCAAATTCAAGCCGATAaagcaattttattattacattggTCTTCCCATGCCGCGTCCCATTGGCGCTTGAGGACCATTGTCCTGACCGCTCTTGGGATTCTTTATGGTTTCATCTACAGACAAAATAAGACACGCCGCTTCGGATGCAGCGGTTAATGCGTTAATTTTGACAACGGCAGGTTCCCATACGAAAGCTGCCATATTGTCACCGATATCTTCGGTATTAATATCAACGCCATAAGTATGCATGCCTTTGTGCTGTTTCTGTCGTAGTTTATTTAGAATACTTGTTGCATCGAAACCAGCATTATCACATAATTGCCTAGAAATAACgtaattacatttatttttcataaaattaatattattatatactgTCCTCCGATGACAAAAAGTCTAGGGGGCACTAGGCAAACGACTAACTCCCTAGTTTTACACGAGCCTAATTAGTGCGACTTCTTGCGATCAGTGGACAGGAAAGGATATGTACCTTGGAATAACCTCCAATGCACGAGCTATTGCTCCAATTAAAAGTTGCTCTTTTCCCGCTACAATACGAGAGTAATCCCGTAAAGTTTTTGATAGCTCCATCTCAATAGCTCCTCCACCAGCCACATAAGCGTTAGTTTTAAACAAACGTCTTACAACCATAATAGCATCGTGCAAAGACCTCTCAGTTTCTTCCAAGAACTGCTCGGCTCCTCCGCGCAATATGAATGTACAAGTTTTAGCACGTGATCCTTCATAGAAGAAGTTGAATCTAGAGAtaaatatattgttattataattgacAATAAAGATCGATTAACAGTTGAATTAAAATACCTTTCTCCACCAATTTGTCTTTCTTCAAACATTTCACACCTGCCAAGGTCGGAATCCTTAATATCATGTACCGTGGTTAAAATGTTTCCTCCGCAAGCTTTCAATGTTCTCCTCAAATCTTCCTCAGGAACCCTGCCCGCACAGAACATATCACGGTCCGCGAAATATTGCGTAGCAACATCACCAATTGGTAATTTTGACAATACAACCTGCGCCCCACTCTGATGAATTTTGTCGAGCTTGTTATATAAAATCTGCCATTCGGCGTCGACTATCTTTTGATATTCGGCAACATTATCCACGCGTATTTCTGCGTTGTCCCTTTCTGCTTTGAGCTCTAACTCTATATTTAACAGAGCAATTTTACAGTCTTGATATTTCTTAGGCTGCATTTCAAATCCAGCATAAGAAAAGGTTTTCTTAAAAGCTACTCCTTTGACCAGTTCTGAATCTTCTAATGCTCCACCTGAGACTTTCTTAATTCCAATCATGTTAAGAGGTAACATATCATCAAGCATCATAACAGCTTTGACAACCATACGGCTGAAGAATTTTTTTTGTTggtgaattaattttgaacTCATAGACGTAGCTGCACATTCTTCTAAAAGTTCCATTAGTTTTTCTTTGCTAGATTTATCTATTTTCACACTGACTGCATTTATTTTGTCAACTGCTACTTGAAGGGCAATACGTAGAGCTTTGATCATGATACGCGGGTGTACGCCTTCTTCAATAAATGGTTTCATTTGCTTCAAAAATTCTCCTGCTAGTAAAACAACACTTGTAGTACCGTCACCAACCTGTAACATAAAATAGACAGATTAGAGCATTTACGCaaagttttatatttaataaaatgtttgaaCATTATTGAGGTAACTACAAATCTTGAAGAAGTTACCAGTCTAGCAGTTCTTAAATACTGTTCTCTGCATATAAACTGGTAAATGTTATACTTTGCACATTaccattttctctttttacagagctaattttttaattagatgtTACTTACTTCGGCATCCTGAGACTTAGCAATATCCACTAAGGTTTTAGCTGCAGGATGAATTACTTCTAAAAGTTTTAAAATAGTAGCACCATCGTTCGAAATAGTTGCTTTTCCATTTTGGTCAACAATCAGTTTATCCATTCCTCTTGGACCCAGAGTAGTCCTAACAGCATCTACCACTACTTGGCATGCATTTATGTTGGATATAAGCTGTTGCTTTCCCTGTGAGGCATCTGTGCCTTCTTTGAGTAAAATTATTTGAGGTTGCTGGAaggaatataaataattttgtatatcTATTACTAACAATGAAATAGTAATTCTGataacaataattatataCTCTCATGTATTTTCCCATTTTtgctatttttttattcaattgtACATGTGACTTTTACAGTAATATGGCGATTATAAGTTTTCTGTGAATATCTTGTCAAATTTCAAAAGACAGATGAATTAAGAATTAGTTTCTTTGTTTTGTTACTATGTAAAATGTTGATTgcttataaaattaattagtttaTATAAATTTCCCAAGGAAtggatttttatttgattCATTATTAATGCGTTTCCGCATGCACGTTATGGAAGTGAACTGAAATTATCCTTATAAGGTTAGAGCAACCGAACCTATAACATGATATTCATTCTTCCGTGCAATAACTTATTACTGCctaaaaatattgatactAATTAAGCATAATCATTCTTCGTTGTTAAAACGGTCATTACTTGTCaacataaattatattttctttctaaagTAAGAAAGCGGTCGGCATTGAAATTGTGAATATAAATTCATATTCTTATCAGAGAAGCAAAACTTCATATTCTTTTATGGCTAAAATGAGAAACTTCATTTCTGGCTTACCATTTTTATAACTTATCGTTCGATTAACTGGCtttcgtttttattttatacactGTTCGAGCAGGAATACTTCGGTAACCTGTAAATTACTATTCGAGATGATTCTACTAAGGATACAAGTGTTGAGTGTCGTTCATACTCAACGGAAGAAGGTTTGTCAGAAAGCATTGACCaatcagaaataaaaatttaaacttaccaaattatttgatattctttttaaatatttcatttaatcatTAACGTAAGGgttattatacaaaaatatattactaCTAATGGAAGTAATATTTAACTACCTCACTTGTATACTAACATAAGTATGCAATTAGAATATGGAGGGGTAGCAAacaactaattaattttttattttttagtgtgtaatattatatttacatctataacataaatttttaatagaaaattcagTATTCAAatactcttttctttttatttgtttatataCAAAATAGAGTATTCACCTAAATAAGCAATAGATGGCAGTCATTTATGCCAAAATTTTGATGACCGGAAACAGAGGAGCACTGGAGGATTTAGTTTTTGGTAGCATCACAAGGGGGTTTAATTCGTGACCTATTTACGTGAATAGAAATTAAGATTCAACATTTACCGcccatttatttttaaacatacTACAAGTTCTTAGTGTACACCCAGGAAGTGTCTTACCGGCAAATTCTAGTCGTGTTACAGCTTTCAAGAAACGCGCGCATTTATCTGAAATTACATATCACACATGTCGAcatataaatattacaaaaagtGTATATATTGTGTTACACGATACTCttaattttaagtaa containing:
- the LOC114871511 gene encoding T-complex protein 1 subunit eta, producing MQPQIILLKEGTDASQGKQQLISNINACQVVVDAVRTTLGPRGMDKLIVDQNGKATISNDGATILKLLEVIHPAAKTLVDIAKSQDAEVGDGTTSVVLLAGEFLKQMKPFIEEGVHPRIMIKALRIALQVAVDKINAVSVKIDKSSKEKLMELLEECAATSMSSKLIHQQKKFFSRMVVKAVMMLDDMLPLNMIGIKKVSGGALEDSELVKGVAFKKTFSYAGFEMQPKKYQDCKIALLNIELELKAERDNAEIRVDNVAEYQKIVDAEWQILYNKLDKIHQSGAQVVLSKLPIGDVATQYFADRDMFCAGRVPEEDLRRTLKACGGNILTTVHDIKDSDLGRCEMFEERQIGGERFNFFYEGSRAKTCTFILRGGAEQFLEETERSLHDAIMVVRRLFKTNAYVAGGGAIEMELSKTLRDYSRIVAGKEQLLIGAIARALEVIPRQLCDNAGFDATSILNKLRQKQHKGMHTYGVDINTEDIGDNMAAFVWEPAVVKINALTAASEAACLILSVDETIKNPKSGQDNGPQAPMGRGMGRPM